The genomic region AAGTCAGTGGTTTGGAAACTAACACGTGGTCTGTGTTCGTGTTTCAGATATTGAATTTTGAGCTCCGAAAGAAACACAATTGAAGCTAAATTATGCTGAGAAAGGTAAGTTTTGATAATGTTAATCAAATCAAAAATATGTtcgttttaaatttagaaatgagATTTCTTCGAAGGCAGCATTGTTAAACGTCTCAAATAGAACATAAACTCAATGAATCGAagataaatagaataataatctCTTAAACtcgcaaacaaataaaaatgtcgtTCATTGCTATCAAATTTAGTTTAATAATCTAACTACCGAAACAGAATTCTGTTTCTCGCAGAGAAACATGgtaagtgttttatttaattctaatagtgaaatatatcgAATTAgtatttaagtaattaaaataaactaggtTTTCTTATGATAGATTGTTCTTTTCGTTTCGATCGCGGTGGTTCTTGTCGTCGCCGTTCCTGTTCAATATGGTAACACCCATGAAATACACGTAAGTAACCTATAAGTAATAACACATAAATACGATTAGTATATGACTGGCAATGTTAAAGTTGTTTGAGAGCAATTTTGCACTGATTAGATATGCACTGGtatagttacattttattaccGAATTATCATTTTCTTGTCTATAAAATATGATTGTTCATTCGTGCTGTTTTGACAGTTTTAGTTATTACAATTAAGCGGATTTCGAGCAAAATAAAAGTAGGGATTAGTGACATTAGTAGAATTTAGTAATTGTAAATGATTAATTTCAAAAACTAATGCAATGCGTATAACTTGCTTCTTTTGAgttttcatgtaaagctacacgagggttatctgcagtaagcgtccctaatttaggtagctaatcatcaccatccgccgccaactcttagactactacttttaccagcgaatagtagaattaaccatcaataataacgaccccacaggatttgaacccgcaacccacaaattacgagtcgagcgccctaaccacttagtCATGCCGGACAGCGAGCATAACATTTACATATATTAACACATGCTATTTTATTTGTGCAATATATAATTAGTGTAAATGGTAATTCACAAAAGTCTTCTATTCAAATGAtccacaaaaacaattttttattagcACTTTTATGCTATAATTTGGCTCAAAAAATGTGCACAGAAAATTAcagaaattatattacaaaactgttttaaagcTTCTCTCCATAAATACcaaatgtaattgttttatttatgaacatTACACTGTGAGATATTTcacaattttgtaatttattattaatctaaTAACATAGAACAAGATACTCAGATTAAAACAGTTtggtgatatatatttaaaaattaaaggttGTATCCTGTCGGGCAAGGTTAAGAcgtttttaacattgttatttaaatatgttattatgtCGGCTGTTTGAAAATTTAAAGATATTATCATGTCGGTTTGAATTAAGACAACGCCCTAACTTAAGAGTGATTCTCTGACTTAATAGTAGTGTTCTTAAAATTTCgttaatggttttatttttctgttttcaaaatTTAGTATTCATTTGCATTAATAATTTTAGAGCATAAACTGGCCAGGCATGGTcggatggttaaggcactcgactcctctTCCCAgcgttgtgggttcgaatccccatcacaccaaacatgctccccctttcagccaggaggtattataatatgaagatcaatcctactattcactagtgaaaaaagtagcccaagagttggcagtgagtagtgatgactagcggctttccatctagtcttctacttctaaattagggacgtctagcgcagagagcccttgtgtgactttgcgcgaaattcaaaacaaacaaaccgtattaACTGccataaaatagttgtttttaacttttttcttttaaatgtcaTCCTTAACCCATTTGCTGTCACAAACACAAACGCATCCTATATCCCTCATCCGTCTTTAATCTTAAACCCTGTGGGGAACTTAAGCAACTACATACCGAACTAGTAATGTGTAAAAAATTCCTTATTAAATTAGGCCTTGACTAAGATATTGAAAAAAGGAAAGTGCATGTTGACGTAATAGAtagttgtttgtttcattttgtatgtaaattattcGACAATACCTAAttttcacatatttattatttttgattgcACTAAAACAGTCCAGAATAAAATATTGACCTAAACTTATTTGAATCTTATAGTAGATCGATACTGATATTTTTACAGAGTCCAGTTCAACCCTACAGTTACGGTTACCGAATTAAGGATGAGTATGATACTATTCAACTCCGGAAGGAGGAAACGGTAGGAAGTAATGTTGTTAGAGGATCTTATGGATACACAGATGCTGCTGGTTTGTACCGCAAGATAGAATATGTTGCTGATGCTCATGGTTTTCGTGCTTCAATTAAAACCAATGAACCTGGTACAGCAAATCAGAATCCAGCTAACGTTGAGATTATCAGTGAACAAGGACCACAGTTGCTCCAACCACTTACAGAGAAATACACTGCCCATGAAGAAAGAGAACGTCCAATTTCCAGCCACAAATCTGAACCAAATTATTACCAGCCAGCTTATAATTTGGTAGAGAAACAAGTGTCTATCCGAAGCTTGGCCTCAAACGCACCACGCTATGCATCCGTATACACCGCTCCAGCACTGTCTTCAGAATCAACTGATAAAAAAGAAGACGTACTTGAAATACTCGAAGAAAAATATTCTACGTTATGTAATTAAAAAAGTGGCTTTTCTACTAACCGATATTTCGACTGTTAGCGCAATAGTATTCAAGTTATTACAGCAGAATCCAAATATTTGgcctgacatggtcaggtgggttaaagcgttcgactagtaatccgaggatcacggattcgaatccccgtcgctctaaatatactcgccctttcagccgaggaggcgttataatgtgacggttaatctcactattcgttgataaaagagtagcccaagagttggcggtggatggtgagaactagctgactttcctgtagtcttacacttctaaattaaggacggccagagcagatagcccgcgtgtagctttgcgcgacattcaaaaacaaacaatataaatattttaataaataatttgcatATTGCATTTGGATATAAATAACAACGACATATAATCAGGTAGTTATGGTTAGAACTACTGAATAGAACTAAAGATATTAAcagtataatatgtttatatgtaaattttaGAGCTAGTCTCCCAATCTTTGGATTGATAAGCTACAGAGAATGCACCTATTTAACATAGTCACAGCTGACTGATTCTCGTACTTTTAGGTTAATCTAACTGAATAGAGGGATTTAGCCGTCACTCTTACAACGCACCTCTGGTCTTAAAGTGAAAGTTTGTGGAAATTGAACAAGAATAGTAGAACCTGGGTTTCACAATTCGAGGCATTGGATTTTGGATTTGAGGGTTCGTGGTTGCTGTCCTATTGCACGAAAATGTGTGCTTTGCACTTGGAGGCCACGAGTATGCTTGAAGAATGATGGTTAACTAACCCCCTCCACCACCACCACTATTCGACAAAACAAGGAATAGGCGGTGGGTACTGTTagttagctaccttccctctaatacTGAATTGGAGATGGCTAAGCACAGATAGACAACGTATATATATTAACGCGCACGTTTTTGCCAAAACAATCTGCTTGAAAATATAAGAGTAAATGTAACCGTAAATGTAAAACCCTAAAAATACCTTTGAAGTTTCAAATATCTGGGTATAGGTATTTTATTGATTACTTAATGGGCAAGGAATGCGATAATTCAAAAAAGTTATTCCATATAATTTGGGTAAAACGTAGAACTTTTCTTGTTTAGCATGTAATGTCTTGCTTGTTTGCCTGATTATTTGTATACCGAAAATGTGACTTGGTACtaaatacacaataattttatgttattttcaactACCTAACATAACGTAGAACATTTTTtgggagttgttgttttttttaaaaaagatcacTGTTATTAAAAGAATGAAGAGTGGTATACTTGGTGGAAGGTATGAATGTGACATATAACATAGTATTTAATATCtgagtattggtttgttttctgaatttcgcgcaaagcaacacgagagctatctgcgatagccgtccctaatttagcagtgtaagactagagggaaagcagctagtcatcaccatccaccgccaactcttgagctactcttttaccgtcacattataatgccctcaaggCTCTGGGTATCggtattttactaattatttaatGGGCAAAACTTATAATAGCGCAGAAAAGCTATTGCAGATATTTTGGGTAAAACTTGGGAGTTTTTTCGTTTAGCACGTGACGTGTCTTGTATGTTGTTTGTCTAGTTATATGTATATAGGAAATGTGGCTTGGTAATGAATATACAACATTTTTACCTTGTTTTCCACTACTAATATAATGAAAGGGTCTCTTTTGTTATGTCATGAAtttagttttcactttatattatttttaaaataaacatattgtaCATGAGCACATTTAACTTTTCGTGCCTTCTTCTCttgataaattaaacaaaaaaaacatgtaaaaggcAAGTTTACAAGCGATTTATGTGTTACTATTTCCAGTGATGCTATCCTGTCTTTGAAAGCGTAATTTGTAAGTTAATTCAGTAGTATAACAACATCTATAAACCATGTTTCACCTATATTACTTACCAATTCATTAATCTGTACATTTAATCATTCGATTTTTATTCCACGACTGAATCAGTACATTACCTAAAAGTGCTTTAGTCTATTCCAGTTCTCATATGTTTCCTcagcattatatttatatattcatgcttgtttttaatatattcatataaatacaattttggtTAAACCTGTTGTTTAATAACAACGGGgtgttttatttcgttttaccCCCttatggctcagcagtaagtcagtGCACTCATgatactaaaaactgggttttgataccaccAGTGAACAgagtattgtgtggttttgtgcctGATCGTCTCCAATCAGTTGTTTGAGAGCTGtttggaaaacaaatatatatatatatatatattatatatgttgcTGCTCTTGgatatagtttaatatttaatcagTATATCAGACCTTTAAAAATAATAGTGTTAACACAGTTAGGATGTCAGGGTTTATATGCTTAGGGGCGCAGGCTGCTCCTAAGTTAGAGCTCTGGATTAGGGAGTTGGCTAGTTGGGTTGAAATCCACACTTTAAGCAGAGGTACATTAAGAGTGTGACAACCAATTCCTTAGCGTTGATGGCGGATGTTGAACGATATATACTTCTAGAATACATTTTagagtttttttataaaaatactacaGTTAGCAAGCATAGTTATAGTCTACTAATCCTACAGATAGTTACGAACCGTAATAATACTATTACAACTAAacgtaattataaaaaaagattgTCACTAGCTATTTTTCTACAGGcagttataattaaattgtaattagttactaacacaaaaAGTTATGACTAGAAGATACTAATATATTAATGACTGAAGTAACTATGAATGTATCCCTTAATTAACTAGTTTAGAATATATCTCTAGTCAGATGTGTTCACAAATGTAGATGTTCTACATGCAGTATATCATTTTCGGAATGTCGAACAGTTCTAAACATATACTAATGGTTTCACTCATATATATAGCTTGCGTTCGCCAAAGGC from Tachypleus tridentatus isolate NWPU-2018 chromosome 1, ASM421037v1, whole genome shotgun sequence harbors:
- the LOC143248773 gene encoding uncharacterized protein LOC143248773, with the translated sequence MLRKIVLFVSIAVVLVVAVPVQYGNTHEIHSPVQPYSYGYRIKDEYDTIQLRKEETVGSNVVRGSYGYTDAAGLYRKIEYVADAHGFRASIKTNEPGTANQNPANVEIISEQGPQLLQPLTEKYTAHEERERPISSHKSEPNYYQPAYNLVEKQVSIRSLASNAPRYASVYTAPALSSESTDKKEDVLEILEEKYSTLCN